The following is a genomic window from Bacteroidales bacterium.
GAAACAGAAGAAGATCTCGGTCAGTTCACCTATTGCAAAAGGCTTGTTAGGAAGCGAGGTGGGTGATGTTGTGGAAGTAGAGGTACCCAATGGCATCATTCCATTTGAAATCCTGGAAATAAAATTATAAAACTTCATTCCTATGGCAACCATTTTTTCAAAGATCATCAATGGAGAAATCCCCTCCCACAAAATAGTGGAGGATGAGCATTATTACGCATTTCTGGATATCAACCCCCTGAAGAAGGGCCACACATTGGTGGTACCCAAAGAAGAAACCGATTACCTGTTCGATCTCGATGACCAGACCCTGGGAGGGATGATGGTCTTTGCCAAACGAATAGCCAGGGCCATTGACCGGGTGATTAAATGCAAGCGGGTTGGTGTAGTGGTTTTGGGCATGG
Proteins encoded in this region:
- a CDS encoding HIT family protein, with translation MATIFSKIINGEIPSHKIVEDEHYYAFLDINPLKKGHTLVVPKEETDYLFDLDDQTLGGMMVFAKRIARAIDRVIKCKRVGVVVLGMEVPHAHIHLIPLDKESDASFTQPKMKLSDEELEEIAEKIRGALE